One genomic window of Bradyrhizobium sp. CCGE-LA001 includes the following:
- a CDS encoding response regulator → MAVDLSMPVLVVDDYSTMIRIIRNLLKQLGFENIDDASDGSAALNKMRGKKYGLVISDWNMEPMTGYDLLREVRADPNLATTPFIMITAESKTENVIAAKKAGVNNYIVKPFNAATLKTKIEAVFPDMASA, encoded by the coding sequence ATGGCGGTTGATTTGTCGATGCCGGTTCTTGTGGTGGATGACTACAGCACCATGATCCGTATCATCAGGAATCTGCTGAAGCAGCTTGGCTTCGAGAACATCGATGATGCCAGCGACGGTTCGGCAGCGCTGAACAAGATGCGCGGCAAGAAGTACGGGCTCGTGATCTCCGACTGGAACATGGAGCCGATGACGGGGTACGACCTCTTGCGCGAAGTGCGCGCGGATCCGAACCTCGCTACCACGCCCTTCATCATGATCACGGCCGAATCCAAGACCGAGAACGTGATCGCGGCCAAGAAGGCCGGCGTGAACAATTACATCGTCAAGCCGTTCAACGCGGCGACGCTGAAGACCAAGATCGAAGCGGTCTTCCCGGACATGGCGAGCGCGTAA